Part of the Halorhabdus utahensis DSM 12940 genome, GACAACAGTGATCGAGGGGTCGGGTTTGGGACTGCCGGGCGGTCATCACGGACCCGCCGTGCGTCCGGTCTGCAGCGTGGCAACCGGTCGCGAGCACAGCGTAACCCCGACGATTGGGACGAGTGTTGGACAGCAGACGAGAGCAGCGGCCGCCCACCGACCGAAGAGGCTACCACGGTGCCCGTTCGTAGAATTCGCTAATGGGACTGCTCGATGGGATCAAGTCCGCGCTGGGACTGAAAGCCGAGGCCGACGCGACCCGGGACGCCGATCCCGAGGACCTCTTCGGGATGAGCACCGCCTACGTCACGATGGCGGCCGACCTGGGCTACGAGCCGGCGGGCGAGGCGGCGCTGTGTTTCTCCGACGTCGACAGCACGGACTTCCAGGACGCGATCTCGGAAGTCAGGCAGATCCTGGCCGCCGGCGAGATCGAGACGGGCACCACCGCGGAGTTCGTCGAGGACGCCCACGGCTACACCTGGGTCGTCCTCGAGGACGACGACGTCGAGGATCTCGTCACGAGCGTCCACTTCGCCGCGGACACGCTCGTCGAGAACGGCTACGGCTCGCGGCTGCTCGCGGCTGTCTTCGCCTTTCGCGATCCCGAGGATTCGACCGCCTGGGACGACAGCGACCGGTACGTCTACTGGGTCTACTCCTTCCGTCGCGGGTCGTACTACCCCTTCGCGCCCAAACCCGGCGAGCGTGAGCGCGACGCCACCGCGGAGTTCAAACTCCAGAGCGTGCTCGACGGCGAACTCGACCTTGAGGACGACGAGGCCTACTGGTATCCCCTCTGGCCCGAGGACGAGGGCCACCCCTGGGAGTGACTCGGCAGTGTGGATCTGAGACCGATACTGGCACTACTGTGGTAGCAATCACAGAGAACACGCGATTGGACCGGACAGCAGTCGTTCAATCTACCAACAGGTATATGCGCAGCAACGTCGTTACTCACGGCCATGGCTACCACGGAGATGCTCTCCCTCCTCGCCCTCGCTGCACTGCCCGCCCTTGCCCTGCTCGGACTTGCCGGGAAATACCTGCTGGGATGGATGCAGGAAGGATACGAAAGTGCTGAGGGACAGGCGAACAAGTAGTCCTCTTTGTGAGTCGGAGTGATTGCTTCAAGAGCCGCCGGATCGGATGTAAGATCCGTTCGTCCGAGTGGACTCCGAGAACGGTTATTGTTCTGAAAGCAACCGTTCGACCGCATCGAAAACGTCCGCCCGTACCGCTTCAGCTGCTCGAGTCGCGTCGATCCGGACGAACCGGTCCGGGTCATCGTCGATCAGTCGCTCGTAGTTCGCCCGAACAGCCCGCAGGTGCTCGACGCGCTCGAACTTGTTCGTCCCGCCGCTGCGCTCAGCCCCGGTCTCGGCGTCGACGTCGAGGTAAATCGTCGCGTCAGGCGGTCGCGTCCAGGGCTCGTGAATCTCCCGGACGAAGGCGAGGGGATCGTCCAGCCGGTCTTCGAGCGTCGCACCCTGGTAGGCATATCGCGAGTCCGAGTAGCGATCGGAGACGACGACCTCGCCGCGGTCGAGGGCTGGTTGGACCGTATTCGCGAGGTGGGCGGCGTGGTCGGCAGTGTAGAGGAACAGCTCGGCGAGAGAGTCGGCGTCGTCTTCCTGAATCGAGCGCTGGACGGCCTCGCCATACCACGACTCGGTCGGCTCCCGGGTGAAGGTGAAATCGGGGTCGAGGTCGGCGGCGTGCTCCCGCAAGGATTCCCAGGCGGAGGACTTCCCGCTGCCGTCGATCCCTTCGAGCGTGATGAGCATAGCGATCGATCGAACCCGGGATACGTAAGCCCGCCGGCTCGTCGTGAGGAAGTGGCTGTGTACCATCCCGTCCGGCTTGCCGGCCACCGTAGGTTTAGGGTGCGTGAGACCAAATGTCGTGGTATGAATGTCCTTGTCACTGGCGGCGACGGCTTCGTCGGCCGACACCTCTGTGCAGAACTGGACGAGCGCGGCCACGACGTGACGGCGCTGTCGCGTGATCCCGATCCGACCGTGCTTCCCGACGGCGTGGAGACAGTCGCGGGCGACGTGACCGATCGCTCGTCGATCGAACCGGCAGTCGAGGGCGTGGACGTCCTCGTGAACCTGGTGGCGCTCTCGCCGCTGTTCATCCCGAGCGGCGGCAACGAGATGCACGAGCGCATCCACCTCGGCGGCACCGAGAACCTGGTCGCGGCCGCCGAGGACGAAGGCGTCGAGCGCTTCGTCCAGATGAGCGCGCTGGGAGCCGACCCCGAGGGGCCAACGCACTACATCCGCGCGAAGGGGCGGGCCGAGGAAGTCGTCCGGGAGTCCGCCCTGAAGTGGGTGATCGTCCGTCCCTCGGTGATCTTCGGCGACGGCGGGGAGTTCGTCGGCTTTACGAAGAAGCTCACGCCGCCGCTGGTCGCGCCGCTGCCTGGCGGCGGGAAGACGCGATTCCAGCCGATCTGGGTCGAGGACCTCGCGCCGATGCTCGCAGATTGCGTCGAGGACGACGAGCGGGCTGGGGAAACCTACGAACTCGGCGGACCCGAGAGACTGACGCTCAAGCAGATCGCCAAACTCGTTCGGGGGAAGGTCGCGGTCGTCCCCGTCCCGATGGCGCTGGCCGGCGTCGGCCTCTCGGTCGCCGGGGCGATCCCCGGGTTCCCGATGGGGAAAGACCAGTACCGCTCGCTGCGGTTCGACAACACCACTGCTGACAACGACGTGACGGCCTTCGGCACCGAACCCGACGTGCTGTTCACGCTCGAAGACTACCTCGACGGCGTCTGAAGGGGCACGTGGCCGGCAGCTTCCTGTTTCTGAGTATCAGGCTCGGGAACGGGGCAAAAAGCTTATACGCACATTCCGACTGTTTTCACGCCAAGAGGCACACTTATGAAACTCGCGATGATCGGCTTCGGGCAGGCCGGCGGGAAGATCGTCGACAAGTTCCTGGAGTACGACGACAGGACGGGCAGCGGGATTGTCCGGTCGGCGGTCGCGGTCAACACCGCTAAGGCTGATTTGCTCGGCCTCGAACGCGTCCCAGAGGAGAACCGGGTCCTGATCGGACAGGCGCGGGTCAAGGGGCATGGCGTCGGTGCGGACAACGAACTCGGCGCGGAGATCGCCGAGGAGGACATCGACGAAATCCAGGGGGCCATCGACAATATCCCTGTCCACGAGATCGACGCGTTCCTCATCATCGCCGGGCTCGGCGGCGGAACGGGCTCGGGCGGGTCGCCGGTTCTCGCCAAACACTTGAAGCGGATCTACACCGAGCCGGTCTACGGCCTCGGGATCCTGCCCGGCAGCGACGAGGGTGGCATCTACACGCTCAACGCCGCCCGGTCGTTCCAGACGTTCGTCCGGGAAGTGGACAATCTCCTCGTCTTCGACAACGACGCCTGGCGGAAAACAGGCGAGTCCATGGAGGCGGGCTACGCGGAGATCAACGACGAGATCGTCAAACGCTTTGGTATCCTCTTTGGCGCAGGTGAAGTCGAACACGGCGGCGAGGTCGCCGAGAGCGTCGTCGACTCCAGCGAGATCATCAACACGCTCGCGGGCGGTGGCGTCTCGACAGTCGGGTACGCGGCCGAGGAGGTCGATCTCGACGATTCCAGCGGATTGCTCTCGCGGTTCCGCGGCGACGATTCCGCGGACTCGATGGAGTCGGCGAACACGACCAACCGCATCACGTCGCTGGTCCGAAAGGCCGCACTTGGCCGGCTGACGCTGCCCTGTGAGATCGACGGGTCCGAGCGCGCGCTGCTCGTACTCTCGGGGCCACCCGGCCACCTCAATCGGAAGGGTATCGAACGCGGGCGAAAGTGGCTCGAAGAGCAGACCGGCAGCATGGAAGTCCGGGGCGGGGACTACCCCGTCTCCGATTCGGGATACGTCGCAAGCGTCATCCTGCTCTCTGGGGTCCACAACGTCCCCCGGATCAAGGAGCTCCAGCAGGTCGCCATCGAGGCCCAGGACAACATCGACGACATCCGGGACGAAAGCGAAGAGAACTTAGAGGCGTTGGTAGAAGATGATGAAGATGAGTTGGATCCGCTCTTCTAAGGGGGTCACCCTACTGGCGGTGCTGATGGTCGCGTTCGCCGGGGTCGGCGTCGTTACAGCCGTCTCCGTCTCACCGGACGCACCAGCAGAGGCACAGGTCGGCGAAGAAATCACTGTCTCGGCGACGATTTCTGCGGTCTACGAGCCCTCGTCGGAGTGGACGCTCAACGGGACGACCGAACTCCGGAACGTGACCGGCTGGGAAGTCACGAAAATCACACCCAGCGGAGACGAAAATACGACCCGCTTCGACGGTTCGACGAGTTTCGAGGTACCGATCACCAGCGATGAGAACCTCGACCGTATCGACGTCTCGATCACCGGGGACGTTCCCCCGGTCGAGACGTTCTCCTATGATCCGCCACAGTCGTTCGTCGGGGCCGACTTCACCCGGATCGAAGGGAACAACGAAAACGACATCGAGACTATCTCGATCCATCACTACACGGAAAACAGTAGCCAAACTCGCGCGTTGCTCGACGAGGCGAGTACAGCTGTCGAGAACGCAAGCAGCCAGGACGCCCGTGACACACTCGACAACGCGATCGGCGTCTTCAACGGCGGCGGCGAGAACTTCCAGCAAGCTCGCAGCCTCGCTGAGGATGCGAAAGACACGGCCGAATCCGCCAAGCAGTCCGCCCAGACCACCCAGCTGGTCCTGTACGGTGTGGGCGCACTCGTCGTGCTCGCGCTGATCGGTGGCGGGATCTACTACTGGCGCTCCCAGCAGAACGACTACGACAAACTCCGGTAGATGCACGTCGTCGTTCCGTTCGACGGTCGCGATCCGAAAACCCGTTTGGCCCCCGTTCTCGACGCTCCGGAGCGACGGGATTTCGCACGCGCGATGCTTGCAGACGTCGCGGAGACGATCGAATCCATCAGCTTCGAGCCGACGATCCTCGCGACGACTGACGTCGAGTGCGAATGGCCCGTCGTCGTCGACGAACGGTCGCTCGACGCGGCCGTGAACGACCAACTGGCGGTGGCTGACGGACCGGTCGCAGTCGTTATGGCCGATCTGGCGCTTGTGACGCCTGACGCACTGGATCGACTGTTCAGGGCCGGCGGCGAGGTCGTCCTGGCCCCGGGCCGTGGCGGCGGAACCAACGCGTTCGTGGCCCGCCATCACGACTTCCGCGTCGACTATCACGACGCCTCGATCACGGACCACCGATCGATCGCCGAGGAAATCGGCGCGGACACTGTCGAGGTCGACTCCTTCCGGCTGGCGAGTGACGTCGACGAACCCGACGACCTCGCCGAGGTGCTGTTACATGGTGAGGGCCGGGCGGCGGCGTGGCTTCGCGAACACGGATTCGACCTCTCGATGGACGAGGGCCGTGTCAGCGTCCAGCGGTGACCGCCGCTGTCGTCCCGTCAAAGATCTCGCCAGTTGATCTCCACGAACCGCTTCTCGACGTTGATCCCCGCAAGTAGTGTGGCTGCACTCATCGTCAGGAAAAGCACTGACAGGCCCAGGTTTTCCTTCGGTATTTTAAATAATATCGACACTAACACGAGATAGATGCTGACGGCAAAAAGGAGCTCCGCGTTTCGTTCCATCTCAGAGTAATGTCCTGACCGGATCGAGTATAAATATGGCTATTTCAGCGCAATTCAGCGTTGCAGTTCGACGTTCGCGACTGCCGTCGACAGAACGTTTTTGACCGACGTGATCCGAAACCCGGACGTGATCCCCGGGGCCGAGGAATACGACGTCGACGTCACGATCGATCCGGCCGAGCGCGAGCGACTGCTGTCGGTCGGCCCCGAGGACGTCGCCGGACCCGGCGAGGACGGCGGCCCCGACCACCTCTCCTTTGCCAGAAATGTCTTCATCCCATTGACGACGGCCTGCCGGTACACCTGCACCTACTGTACGTACTACGATCCGCCGGGCCAGGCCTCGTTGCTTTCGCCCGAAGACGTCCGCGAGATCTGCCGGGAGGGGGCCGACGCCGGCTGTACGGAAGCCCTCTTTACCTTCGGCGACGATCCCGACGACCGCTACGACGCAATCTACGACCAACTCGCCGAGTGGGGCCACGACTCGATTCACACCTATCTCCGGGAGGCCTGCGAGATCGCGCTGGAGGAGGGACTGCTGCCCCACGCCAATCCGGGCGATCAGACCCGCGAGCAGATGGCCGAAGTCGCCGATCTGAACGCGAGCATGGGTGTGATGCTAGAGACAACCGCCGATCTTGAGGCCCACTCGGGTTCGCGCCGCAAAGAGCCGGGCCAACGACTCGCAACGATCCGGACGGCAGGGGAACTCGGCGTGCCTTTCACAACCGGGATTCTGGTCGGCATCGGCGAGGACTGGGCGGATCGCGCCGAGAGCCTGCTGGCAATCGCTGCCCTCCACGAGCGGTACAACCACGTCCAGGAGGTGATCGTCCAGCCCGTTTCGCCGAACGAACGCTGGGATCGCGAGCCGCCGAGTCTGGAGACGATGCGCCGGACGGTCGCGATGGCACGGGCGGGATTGCCAGAGACGGTCAGCGTCCAGGTCCCGCCGAATCTGGCCCGGACGCGCGACCTGCTCGACTGCGGCGTCGACGATCTTGGCGGTGTCTCCCCGGTCACCGATGACCACGTCAATCCCGACTACGCCTGGCCGGCACTGGACGAACTCCGCGCGATCGCAGACGATGCGGGTGTCCCGCTACGCGAGCGGTTACCGGTCTACGATCGCTACGTGGACGAAGACTGGCTGAGCGAGCAGGTATTGGCAACGGTCTCGACAGTGACATCGACGGACGAAACAGGGACCTGAAAGCAGGATTGCTCGGCGAGTGGCGAGAAACAGATTTCCGATAGTTTCAAACCGATGTTGTGAGAGGATAATCCATCATGGCGACAGATGACGACGTTCACCCGGCAGCATCACGGGAGGACAAAAAAGTGTCCAGTGTGGAGCAATCCGACCCGGCAAACCAACAAGAGACCGACTCATCACGAGACAGAGCCCTGGGGACAGATATGCAGACGACGCGACGATTGTTCCTCAGTCTCGCGGGGGTCGGAGTGAGTGCCGGGGCAGGATGCACCACGCTGGGGCCGGACGATGATGGGAACACGGAGACACCCACGAGCACGCCGACAGGAACTGAAACGGACACACCGACGACAACAGACACGAACACACCGACAGAGACCGACACGCCGACGGAGACTGACACGGACACACCGACTGAAACCGAGTCCGACACACCGACTGAAACCGAAGCGGAAGAGACGACTGAGGAAGGAAGAGAGACGGAGGAAGAGACGAACGAGGAAGCGGACGATGAGACGGTTTACGACGTCACGGTTGACTCCGTCGACGCCCGTTCGATGGACATGCTGGACTGGAACTCCCAGTACGCGGGCTGGCCATACATTTGGGGGCGGTGGGCTGCCTACGAGCGCTTTGTGCAGTATGATCTGGAGAACAACGTCTGGATCCCCCGCCTCATCGATAACTGGTCGATTGACGGGACGACAATCACGCTGGACATCCGTGATCCACATAAATACGAGGACGGGGACGAGGTGACGGCCGAGGATGTCAAGGCCAACATCGTGATGAATCTCGCGACCGGGGCACCGTTCTCGGAGATCTTCGAATCGTTCGACGAACCCGACGACAAAACCCTCGTGATCGAGACGAAGAAGTCTGTCAACAAGACGATCCTCGAGTTTTCGATCTTCTCGCAGTTGCAACAGGCCAAAATGGCACCACCGTACGACGAGTTCTATCAGCGCTTTTGGGTAGACGGCGAAGAGGGCGTCGGCAGAGATATTCAGGCCATGGAACCCAACGAGCCCCACTACGTCTCGGGTATCTTCGGCCAAATGAGGAAGGACTCCGAGCAGTACCTCATGGAACGCAACCCCGAGCACCCGGACGCCGATAACGTCAACTTCGAGCGGTACCGGTTCCGGACCTACCCGGGGAACCAGGCCAAGTGGGACGCGATGTTAGCCGATGAGGTGGACACGGTGATGAGTGCGTTCACCCCGGCGAATGTCAAAGCGGAGCTCCCGGATCACTGGCAGGAGTACAACTTCCCCGGCAACTGGGGCGTCGGGCTACTGCCCCAGCACGATCCGGACACCGCGCCCCACATTTCAAAGCGACCGGTTCGCCAGGCCATCACGCATGCGATTAGCCGCGAAGCTGTCCGGAGCGCCGGTGGTCCGCGGGTCAAGACGGCATTCCCGACCCCAGCCGCGATCTCCGCGAGCGTGCAGGATGAATGGATTGACGTCGATGGGACGTTCGGCCCAATGCAGGGAGGCAAAGCGAAAGCCGCCGAACGCATGCAAGACGCCGGCTACGAGAAAAACGCCAACGGTATCTGGGCGATGGACGGCGACACCGTTTCCTTCGACATCTCAGTGCCGGGTAGCTGGAGTGACTGGGTGACGGTGATCCAGGCAACGGTTTCCCAGCTAACCCAGGCCGGGTTCGACGCACGACTGAACCGCGTCAACAACATCTATAGGATTGTCGCCAGCGGCGAGTTCAAGATGGCTGCCCGCCCGTGGTCGTCGGGTTACGCACGGTCGTCGTTCCCGTATTTCCCGCTGGACTGGGTGTTCGGGCGAGCCTACGGCAACGCTCACAGCTACCCCGGTGGCGAGGAAGGCACCGAGATCACGGTTCCCGCCATGGACGGAGACGGCACCATGTCGGTCGATGTCCAGCAGCACCTCGCGGATCTCTCGATGGCTCGTGGCGACGACGTCAAGCCGATCGTCGAGGAACTCGCGTGGGTTTCCCATCAGGATCTACCGATGATACCGATCGTCGAAAAGCTGGAGCAGTCGTTCATCAGCACGAACAATCTCTCTGCGCCCGATCCTGACTCTTTGGCCGGCAACGTCAAATGGCCGTGCTTTTACGCTCCACGGGAGGGCGAGATGCAGTGGCAGGGCGGCCAAGAGTGAAGCGGGGGGCAAGGCGAGCAAGCGACCCGTCCACGAAAAAACACGGCTCCGTTCGGATTGGTCGAGTACCCGGATGCGATACAGCGCGACAGGGGCGCGGGTGACACGCGTCACTGAATTTGGACGCCACCTTCGTCAAAGACACCGCCGACGAGCGGTCTCGCGCAGTGCTCGCGCCCCAAGCGCTGTGCTGACGGCCACTTTGATACTGGTTCGGCCCGTCAGTGAGAGACATGCGCGAGTCACTCCGATCGGCGTTGGCCTGGCAGGCGCTCGCCCTCGGCTGTTACATGGCAGGTGTCACCCTGTTCGTTCTCGGGGGCGTCGGGCCGTTTCTCGCCCCGCCGGAGCGGTCGCTGGCGAACCTGACGACAGTCGACATCGCGTTCGTCGCCGGCAGTATCGTACTGTTCGCAGCCGGTGGCGTGGCCAGCTGGAAAAGCGGCTGGCGAAATACGTTGCCCGCCACCTCGTCGTGGGGAACGCAGCCCGATCAATCTCACGGGGGTCTCCCCGACCGGAACGGCCGAGAAGCCGACCGCGAGCCGACCACGGCCTACGAAGACGGCGAGCTGTACCTTCGCTGTCCCGAATGCGGGGCGACGAACGACACGTCCTACTCCTATTGTGGGGAGTGTTCGACCAAGCTACCACGACCCTGAAGATGGCGTCGCGTGACCGGGTCGGTAGACGGGTGATCGAAACGGTGGGCCAGCGTCATTCGACGAGATGTGAGAACACTCGCGACTCGATCTTCCGGAGGTGTTCACCGACGGTGCCCGGCGCGAGATCGACAGCATCGGCCAGCTCATCCTGTGTCGCCTCGCGCGGGCACTCGTAGTAGCCCTCCTCGACAGCGCTCAACAGCACCCGCTGCTGGGTCGGCGTCAGGGACGCAATCGGATCGTCAGGTTCGGGTTCGTATTCGCCCGTCTCGAGCAGTTCGACGTCGACAGCCGCCGGGACAGCGTCCAGTGAGTCGTCGAAGGACTCGTCGTCGCCGAGTAGTGTCGCGACCGGCGCGCCGTCCGTCTGGCGAAACTGGAGGGGCATCACCAGGATGATGTCAGTCTCTCGCTGGAACCGGAGCATCTGTCGTGGTTCGGTCGGCATCTCGACGCGCAACGAGAGCAGCCCACGAGCAGCGTCCACAAGCGTTGCAGTCCTGACAAGCGGGTGATCACGGGTTAGCCCAAAGCCATGCTCGACATCGCCATAGACCCGGCAGAGCATTTTCGCGACCTCGTCGTCGACCATCTCCATCACGTACATCGGCCCCCGAAGCACCGATTCGTCCCGAGCCAACGTCTCTCCCCAGGGATGTATCGCCCCGCCGTCCTTGGTGAACACCGCGCGGAGATACCGCATACACGTCGGTGTTCGGCCGAATATTTAAATCCACCTCGGATGTGAGGCACCAATATTTCACTGTCTCGGCCCCGTTATATTTAGTGCCGGGGTGGCGCCTCTGACACGCAATTTTACCTCGGCGTCCCTGTTCGATCGTGACGCACTCGGTCGATCTGGAGGGCAATAACCCGAGTAGTGATACTGTCGGCAAACACTCCGTGCCGAGACTGGTCACCCCGAGATGTCGATGCTTCGCACACGGGCGCTCGATCAAGCACTGTCATCGAGCAGTGGCGTCCCGTCGGCTTGCGGGCCGAGTCGGGGGCCCGGTGGCTCACCGCGGATCGGCTCTCGCTGTCGGTAATCCGTCGAGCGCTCGACGGGCCGGCGACCGACCGACCGGATGAGTTCGTCGTAATCCGCGAACGAGCGATACTGGCCGAAGTCCCCGCCAGCGCGCGCGGTGATCTCCTCGGAGAGGATCGTCCCCATGAAATCGTCGGCACCGCAGGACAGCAGTTTCAGCCCGAACTCGTCGCCGTACTTGACCCATGACGATTGAATGTGCTCGATATTGTCGAGGAAGAGTCGCGAAACGGCGATCATGAGTTCGTCCTCCGATCGGGTCGCCCCGCTGTCGACCATGCCGTTCTCCGCCAGCGGCGTGTTCGGGTGGACAAAGGAGAGCGGAACGAACTCCGTGATCGCGCCCGTTCGGTCCTGGAGATCACGGACC contains:
- a CDS encoding helix-turn-helix domain-containing protein, coding for MRYLRAVFTKDGGAIHPWGETLARDESVLRGPMYVMEMVDDEVAKMLCRVYGDVEHGFGLTRDHPLVRTATLVDAARGLLSLRVEMPTEPRQMLRFQRETDIILVMPLQFRQTDGAPVATLLGDDESFDDSLDAVPAAVDVELLETGEYEPEPDDPIASLTPTQQRVLLSAVEEGYYECPREATQDELADAVDLAPGTVGEHLRKIESRVFSHLVE
- the pspAB gene encoding PspA-associated protein PspAB, giving the protein MGLLDGIKSALGLKAEADATRDADPEDLFGMSTAYVTMAADLGYEPAGEAALCFSDVDSTDFQDAISEVRQILAAGEIETGTTAEFVEDAHGYTWVVLEDDDVEDLVTSVHFAADTLVENGYGSRLLAAVFAFRDPEDSTAWDDSDRYVYWVYSFRRGSYYPFAPKPGERERDATAEFKLQSVLDGELDLEDDEAYWYPLWPEDEGHPWE
- the tmk gene encoding dTMP kinase, translated to MLITLEGIDGSGKSSAWESLREHAADLDPDFTFTREPTESWYGEAVQRSIQEDDADSLAELFLYTADHAAHLANTVQPALDRGEVVVSDRYSDSRYAYQGATLEDRLDDPLAFVREIHEPWTRPPDATIYLDVDAETGAERSGGTNKFERVEHLRAVRANYERLIDDDPDRFVRIDATRAAEAVRADVFDAVERLLSEQ
- the cofG gene encoding 7,8-didemethyl-8-hydroxy-5-deazariboflavin synthase subunit CofG, coding for MIPGAEEYDVDVTIDPAERERLLSVGPEDVAGPGEDGGPDHLSFARNVFIPLTTACRYTCTYCTYYDPPGQASLLSPEDVREICREGADAGCTEALFTFGDDPDDRYDAIYDQLAEWGHDSIHTYLREACEIALEEGLLPHANPGDQTREQMAEVADLNASMGVMLETTADLEAHSGSRRKEPGQRLATIRTAGELGVPFTTGILVGIGEDWADRAESLLAIAALHERYNHVQEVIVQPVSPNERWDREPPSLETMRRTVAMARAGLPETVSVQVPPNLARTRDLLDCGVDDLGGVSPVTDDHVNPDYAWPALDELRAIADDAGVPLRERLPVYDRYVDEDWLSEQVLATVSTVTSTDETGT
- a CDS encoding DUF7577 domain-containing protein, which codes for MRESLRSALAWQALALGCYMAGVTLFVLGGVGPFLAPPERSLANLTTVDIAFVAGSIVLFAAGGVASWKSGWRNTLPATSSWGTQPDQSHGGLPDRNGREADREPTTAYEDGELYLRCPECGATNDTSYSYCGECSTKLPRP
- the cofC gene encoding 2-phospho-L-lactate guanylyltransferase: MHVVVPFDGRDPKTRLAPVLDAPERRDFARAMLADVAETIESISFEPTILATTDVECEWPVVVDERSLDAAVNDQLAVADGPVAVVMADLALVTPDALDRLFRAGGEVVLAPGRGGGTNAFVARHHDFRVDYHDASITDHRSIAEEIGADTVEVDSFRLASDVDEPDDLAEVLLHGEGRAAAWLREHGFDLSMDEGRVSVQR
- a CDS encoding complex I NDUFA9 subunit family protein; translated protein: MNVLVTGGDGFVGRHLCAELDERGHDVTALSRDPDPTVLPDGVETVAGDVTDRSSIEPAVEGVDVLVNLVALSPLFIPSGGNEMHERIHLGGTENLVAAAEDEGVERFVQMSALGADPEGPTHYIRAKGRAEEVVRESALKWVIVRPSVIFGDGGEFVGFTKKLTPPLVAPLPGGGKTRFQPIWVEDLAPMLADCVEDDERAGETYELGGPERLTLKQIAKLVRGKVAVVPVPMALAGVGLSVAGAIPGFPMGKDQYRSLRFDNTTADNDVTAFGTEPDVLFTLEDYLDGV
- a CDS encoding ABC transporter substrate-binding protein; translation: MQTTRRLFLSLAGVGVSAGAGCTTLGPDDDGNTETPTSTPTGTETDTPTTTDTNTPTETDTPTETDTDTPTETESDTPTETEAEETTEEGRETEEETNEEADDETVYDVTVDSVDARSMDMLDWNSQYAGWPYIWGRWAAYERFVQYDLENNVWIPRLIDNWSIDGTTITLDIRDPHKYEDGDEVTAEDVKANIVMNLATGAPFSEIFESFDEPDDKTLVIETKKSVNKTILEFSIFSQLQQAKMAPPYDEFYQRFWVDGEEGVGRDIQAMEPNEPHYVSGIFGQMRKDSEQYLMERNPEHPDADNVNFERYRFRTYPGNQAKWDAMLADEVDTVMSAFTPANVKAELPDHWQEYNFPGNWGVGLLPQHDPDTAPHISKRPVRQAITHAISREAVRSAGGPRVKTAFPTPAAISASVQDEWIDVDGTFGPMQGGKAKAAERMQDAGYEKNANGIWAMDGDTVSFDISVPGSWSDWVTVIQATVSQLTQAGFDARLNRVNNIYRIVASGEFKMAARPWSSGYARSSFPYFPLDWVFGRAYGNAHSYPGGEEGTEITVPAMDGDGTMSVDVQQHLADLSMARGDDVKPIVEELAWVSHQDLPMIPIVEKLEQSFISTNNLSAPDPDSLAGNVKWPCFYAPREGEMQWQGGQE
- a CDS encoding tubulin/FtsZ family protein, which encodes MKLAMIGFGQAGGKIVDKFLEYDDRTGSGIVRSAVAVNTAKADLLGLERVPEENRVLIGQARVKGHGVGADNELGAEIAEEDIDEIQGAIDNIPVHEIDAFLIIAGLGGGTGSGGSPVLAKHLKRIYTEPVYGLGILPGSDEGGIYTLNAARSFQTFVREVDNLLVFDNDAWRKTGESMEAGYAEINDEIVKRFGILFGAGEVEHGGEVAESVVDSSEIINTLAGGGVSTVGYAAEEVDLDDSSGLLSRFRGDDSADSMESANTTNRITSLVRKAALGRLTLPCEIDGSERALLVLSGPPGHLNRKGIERGRKWLEEQTGSMEVRGGDYPVSDSGYVASVILLSGVHNVPRIKELQQVAIEAQDNIDDIRDESEENLEALVEDDEDELDPLF